In Plasmodium vinckei vinckei genome assembly, chromosome: PVVCY_13, a single genomic region encodes these proteins:
- a CDS encoding glyceraldehyde-3-phosphate dehydrogenase, putative, translated as MAVTKVGINGFGRIGRLVFRSAQERSDIEVVAINDPFMDIHHLIYLLKHDSVHGKFPCEVTPTEGGIMVGNKKVVVYNERDPAQIPWGKHSIDVVCESTGVFLTKELSSAHIKGGAKKVIMSAPPKDDTPIYVMGINHEKYNNSQTIVSNASCTTNCLAPIAKVIHENFGIVEGLMTTVHASTANQLVVDGPSKGGKDWRAGRSALLNIIPASTGAAKAVGKVLPELNGKLTGVAFRVPIGTVSVVDLVCRLEKPAKYEDVAKKIKEASEGPLKGILGYTEEEVVSQDFVHDSRSSIFDLKAGLALNDNFFKIVSWYDNEWGYSNRLLDLAIHITKN; from the exons atGGCAGTAACAAAAGTCGGAATTAATGGATTTGGCCGTATCGGTCGTTTAGTATTCAGATCTGCTCAAGAAAGGAGTGACATC gAAGTCGTTGCTATCAATGACCCATTTATGGATATCCACCACTTAATCTACTTATTAAAGCATGATTCAGTTCATGGAAAATTCCCATGTGAAGTAACTCCAACTGAAGGTGGTATAATGGTTGGAAACAAAAAAGTCGTTGTTTATAACGAAAGAGACCCAGCTCAAATTCCATGGGGAAAACACTCCATTGATGTTGTATGTGAATCAACTGGTGTATTTTTAACCAAGGAATTATCCAGTGCTCACATTAAGGGAGGTGCCAAAAAAGTTATCATGTCAGCACCACCAAAAGACGACACCCCAATTTATGTCATGGGTATTAACCACGAGAAATATAACAATTCTCAAACAATCGTTTCCAATGCCTCATGTACTACCAACTGTTTAGCACCAATTGCTAAGGTAATTCATGAAAACTTTGGAATCGTTGAAGGTTTAATGACCACTGTTCATGCCTCAACAGCCAACCAATTAGTTGTTGATGGGCCATCAAAGGGAGGTAAGGACTGGAGAGCAGGTAGATCAGCTTTATTAAACATTATCCCAGCTTCAACTGGTGCAGCCAAAGCTGTAGGAAAAGTTTTACCAGAATTAAACGGAAAATTAACTGGTGTTGCCTTTAGAGTTCCAATTGGTACCGTCTCTGTTGTTGATTTAGTATGCAGATTAGAAAAACCAGCCAAATATGAAGATGTtgctaaaaaaattaaagaagcATCTGAGGGACCACTTAAGGGAATCTTAGGTTATACCGAAGAAGAAGTTGTATCTCAAGATTTCGTCCATGATAGCAGATCATCTATCTTTGACTTAAAAGCTGGTCTTGCCTTAAATGATaactttttcaaaattgtCTCATGGTATGACAATGAATGGGGATATTCAAACCGTCTTTTAGATTTGGCTATCCACATCACCAAAAATTAA